From Pseudoleptotrichia goodfellowii, a single genomic window includes:
- a CDS encoding toxin-antitoxin system YwqK family antitoxin — translation MKKNYIILTVLLFLMAVISYGQDVYADYRIHFNKIYITNYVQTESDNLKLKRVSDSTYEISNSGNFRIHDTGGRLLDVTLKGGIIDGQYNEYYSNGNMFTTGKYGDGKKEGLWKIYTESGLLWKSYEYKNNELNGKYILYYTSTGGKETVGNYKNDKLDGAWNEYYSNGNKRKSGDYQDGKKNGVFTEWFSNGIKKSVINYADDEINGKMNVYYENGTLFYEADIVGREGNVKGYYQSGNVSFEGKVSDNKRRGTWNFYDNAGNLSNKVEY, via the coding sequence ATGAAAAAAAATTATATTATTTTAACGGTATTATTATTTTTAATGGCTGTAATTTCTTACGGACAGGATGTATATGCAGATTACAGAATACATTTTAATAAGATTTATATTACAAATTATGTACAGACTGAAAGCGATAATTTAAAACTGAAAAGAGTCAGCGACTCAACATATGAAATATCCAATTCCGGAAATTTCAGAATACATGATACAGGGGGAAGACTGCTAGATGTAACATTGAAAGGCGGGATTATCGACGGGCAGTATAACGAGTATTACAGTAACGGAAATATGTTTACAACAGGAAAGTACGGTGACGGGAAAAAAGAAGGATTATGGAAAATCTATACTGAAAGCGGACTCCTTTGGAAAAGTTATGAATACAAAAATAATGAATTAAACGGTAAATATATATTATATTACACAAGTACAGGCGGAAAAGAAACAGTCGGAAATTATAAAAATGATAAACTTGACGGAGCGTGGAATGAATATTATTCTAACGGAAACAAAAGAAAAAGCGGAGATTATCAGGACGGTAAAAAGAATGGAGTATTTACCGAATGGTTTTCAAACGGAATTAAAAAATCCGTGATAAACTATGCCGACGATGAAATAAACGGTAAAATGAATGTTTATTATGAGAACGGAACATTATTTTATGAAGCGGATATAGTTGGAAGAGAAGGCAATGTAAAAGGTTACTATCAAAGCGGAAATGTAAGTTTTGAAGGGAAAGTATCCGATAATAAAAGACGCGGAACATGGAATTTTTATGATAATGCCGGAAATCTATCAAATAAAGTGGAATATTAA
- the whiA gene encoding DNA-binding protein WhiA: MSFSATLKRELFNKEIENKEEIYAELFGIFISKDIISEKGVNFSTENVSLAKRVYSNLKAITEMDIYLKYSMSNRLGAHKIYEVKIIVTKNNKKEYDKLLKKLFSHKNFSEEKTEHQLAGIIRGFFISCGYVKSPEKGYALDFFIDTEDSATFLYYLFKQMGKKVSHTDKKSKSLVYLRNSEDILDIIFLIGGVTSFFEFEEVTINKEIRNKINRNMNWEIANETKKLSTSEKQIKMIKYIDSEMGLAELSGILRETAEIRLENEEMSLQELADLLEVSKSGIRNRFRRIEEIYNSLRESNGD, from the coding sequence ATGTCCTTTTCGGCAACATTGAAAAGAGAACTTTTTAATAAAGAAATAGAAAATAAAGAAGAAATTTACGCAGAGCTTTTCGGGATTTTTATTTCCAAAGATATTATAAGCGAAAAAGGAGTAAATTTCAGCACCGAGAATGTTTCCCTTGCAAAAAGAGTTTATTCAAACTTAAAGGCGATTACTGAAATGGATATTTACTTGAAATATTCCATGAGTAACAGACTTGGAGCACATAAAATATATGAAGTAAAAATCATTGTTACTAAGAATAATAAAAAAGAATATGATAAATTATTGAAAAAATTGTTTTCACATAAAAACTTTTCGGAAGAAAAAACTGAGCATCAACTGGCAGGAATAATAAGGGGATTTTTCATAAGTTGCGGTTATGTGAAATCTCCCGAAAAAGGTTATGCTCTGGATTTTTTTATAGATACTGAAGATTCGGCTACTTTTTTATATTATTTGTTTAAACAGATGGGGAAAAAAGTTTCCCATACCGACAAAAAGTCCAAAAGTCTGGTTTACTTAAGAAATTCCGAAGATATACTTGATATTATTTTTCTCATCGGCGGAGTTACTTCGTTTTTTGAATTTGAAGAAGTAACTATTAATAAAGAAATAAGAAATAAAATAAATAGAAACATGAATTGGGAAATTGCCAATGAAACTAAAAAGCTTTCAACTTCGGAAAAACAGATAAAAATGATAAAATATATTGACAGTGAAATGGGATTGGCGGAGTTGTCGGGTATTTTAAGGGAAACTGCTGAAATAAGACTGGAAAATGAAGAAATGTCTTTGCAGGAACTGGCAGATTTGCTTGAAGTTTCCAAGTCGGGAATAAGAAACAGATTTCGCAGAATCGAGGAAATTTACAACAGTTTAAGAGAGAGCAACGGGGATTAA